A window of bacterium genomic DNA:
AATGGCTCTGCCTTCTCCTCTCACGGTGAGGCGGACGTACGGCGTGGCGGGGCTCTGTACGCGCTCGATGATGTCGAAGAGTTCTTTACGGGCGCGGGATGCGGGGATGGTGCTGGAGGGCATATGTACACTATTATGTACGATAGCAAATAGTCGCGTCAAGTCCGCTTCTCGCCGACCACAATGGCGAGACCTCTGAAAAATTGTCATTTCGACCGAAGGCCCGTCCTCCCGTAGCTTCTGAGCGAAGGAGGAGGGAAATCTCACTCGCCTCAAGGTATTGTACCGTGTGAGATTTCTCAGTCGCGGACTTCTTCGAAATGACAATGTGGAAGCGAAAAGACATCCTCACTCGCGCAGCGTGGCATTGAATGCCTCGGCGAGGGCGTGGGTGATGGTGGTGTGGGCGGCTTCGACTTCGTCGGTGGTGAGGGTGCGACCGGGGGCACGGTAGGTGAGGTGGAAGGCGAGGGACTTCTTGCCGGAGGGGATGCCGGTGCCTTCGTAGTGGTCGAAGAGTTCTGCGGATTCGAGGAGGGGGGTTGCGGTGGTGATGCGCGCGACGATGTCGGCGTGCGGTGTCTTCTGGTCGAGCACGAATGCGAGGTCGCGCTTCACGGCCGGGTGTTCGGGCGGACGCGCGGGTGTTTTGCGCGTGCCGAGGTATGGGAGGAGTGCGGCCCAATCAATCTCTGCGGCGACCACACGACCGTCAATGCCAAACGCGGTGGTGATGGCAGGGTGGAGCTCGCCGAGGGTGGCGATGGGGGTGTTGGCGATGTGGAGCTCGGCGGTTCTGCCCGGGTGCCAGAGCGCACCCCCTCCAGCTCCCCCTCTAGAAGAGGGGGAGGGCCATACCGCGAGCGAGGCGAGGAGGTGATTGATGATGCCCTGCATCTCGCGCACGAGTGCGCCAGCGTGTTCTTCTTTGCCGTATCGCGCGATGAGGAGTCGGGGGGATTCCGTTGGGAGTGTTCCGCGCTTGCCGTTCCAGGCGTAGATGTTCCCCAGCTCGAACACGGTCCCGCTTGGGGTTTCGCCTTGGTTCTGTGCGATGATCTCGAGCATGGTGGGGAGGAGCGACGGACGGAGGTGCGTGAGGTCATCGGTGAGCGGGTTCTCAAGCGCGACGGCATCTCCCGCGTCCATTCCGCACTTCATGAGTGTCGCGGTGCTCGTCATGGAGAACGCCATGACCTCGACGGCACCGATGTCCGCGAGTGCGGTGCGCGCGCGATCCTCCCAATCAAACGATGAGGTGGGTGGCGTGGGAGGATAGACCGCGGCGGGGAGCACTCCCTCCGGCAGTACGGATGGCAACTCGTGGTAGCCATAGATGCGCGCGAGCTCCTCGATGAGGTCGTGCTCCGCCTCCACGTCCCCTCGCCGCCACCACGGTGGCGTGACGCGGAGGGTCGCGGGAGACGCTGCGGCGACAACGGTGCACCCGAGTGCTTCGAGCACCTGCTTTGCGCGCTTCGCGGACACCTCGGCACCGATGATCGCGCTGGCACGTGCGAGGTGGAGCGTGATCGGCTTCATAGCCGGCGGCTGCTTGCCCGCGCTCACGGGTTTCCCGACGACGTGTCCACCGGCGATCTCCAGGATGAGTGCCACCGCGCGCTCACGCGCCTCTGCGACGCTCTCCACCGGCACGCCCTTCTCGTAGCGGATGGATGCCTCGGTGCGGAGATCGAGCGCGCGCCAGGTGCTCCGGATAGAGACCGGATCGAACGTCGCGGCCTCGAGTATGATCGTGGTCGTCGCATCCGTCACACCGGTTTCCGCACCGCCCATCACCCCCGCGATCGCGATGGGTTGCTTCGCATCTGCGATGACGAGCATGTCCGGCGTGAGGGTGTATTGCTCGCCATCGAGCGCGAGGATGCGCTCGCCTTTCTTGGCATTCCGAACGTTGATCTCGAGATTTCCTGCGTGTTGCTGCTTATGTCTTTGGTGTGTCTGGTGAGATTTCTCGTCGGGGACTTCTCGAAATGACAGTCGTTGTGCGTCAAACGCATGCAGTGGCTGTCCCGTTTCAAGGAGGATGTAGTTCGTTGCGTCTACGATGTTGTTGATCGGACGAACGCCACCGGCGAGCAGGCGCTGCTGTACCCATGCAGGCGATGGAGCGACCGTCACGCCGTCAATCACCGTGGCGGTGTACATCGGGCAGCGCGCAGCGTCTTCGACATGTATGCGCAAGTCCAATCCTCTGTCATCTCGAGCGGAGCGGAGCGAAGTCGAGAGATCTCGTCTGCCTGTTTGATGGGATTTCTCCACTCGCGGACTCGGTCGAAATGACGAGGAAGTGATCGCCGCGACCTCACGCGCGAGCCCCATGACGGACATGCAGTCCGGACGGTTCGTCGTCACCTCGACATCGAACACGGTGTCATCATACCCGAGCACCTCCGCGAGCGACTTCCCGACCGCGCTCGCATCCACGAGCGGCGTGACATCGAGAATCGCGCGCGCATCGAATGCGGGAAACACCTCGCGAAGGCCGATCTCCGACGCTGCGCAGATCATCCCCTCGCTCCGCTCGCCGCGAATCTCCGCGGACTCGAGCACCACGGGCTCACCCTCACCGTGCCAACGCACCGTGGCACCGATGGGCGCAAACGCGACGAGCATCCCCTCGAGGAGATTCGAGCCGCCGCAGACAACCTGGTGTGTACCGCCGCGCCGCGTTGATGTTGCAACCGTGACGATCTTCAACTTGTCCGCGTTCGGATGCGGTGCGATGGTCTCGATGCGACCCACGACGACCTTCGCATCCAATCCCTCCCCCATCGCACTCCACCGCTCCACGCTCATCGTGTGCAACGACAAGAGCCCCGCGAGCTCTTCCGGAGTACGCTGCACATCCACGAATTCCTTGAGCCAGTTGTAGGAGAGTTTGAAGTCCATAGGTACAGACGTTGGGGCGTGTGAGATTTCTCGCGATGCTCGAAATGACACGGGGAGGGGGCGGGTTAGCACTTCCCTAGCCACCGCAGGTCGTTCCCGTAGAGCACCCGGATGTCGTCTATCCCCTCCTTCATCATGAGGACACGCTCAACACCCCAGCCGAAGGCGAAACCGTTGTGTATGGCGGGATCAATACCGCCGGCTTTCAGGACGCTGGGGTGCACCATGCCGGCACCGCCGAGCTCAAGCCAACCGGCTTTGCAGGTCTTGCACTTGGTAGGCCCCGCTTCCGAAGGACGAGATTTCTCCACTCGCGAACTCGGTCGAAATGACGGAGTGGAAGATGGACTCGGTCGAAATGACGGAGAGAGGGATCCCGTGCCTCCGCATACGGCGCAGGAAATATCGATCTCGAACGACGGCTCGGTGAACTGGAAGTGGTATGGACGCAGACGCGTCACACGATCCGCGCCGAAGTAGGAGCGCACGAAGTAATCAATGGTGCCCTTGAGGTGCGTGACGGAAATGTTGCGGTCAATAAGAAACCCCTCGAACTGGTGGAACATCGGCGTGTGCGTCGCGTCAATCTGCCGTCGGTAGCACTTCCCGATGTTCACCATGCGAATGGGCAGCAGCCCCTTCTCCATCTCCCGCACCTGCCCATTTGAGGTGTGTGGCGTAAGAACAATCTTCTCTCCTTTCTTCTTCCTTCCCTCCCCCGCTGTCGCGGGAGCGACGAAGAACGTCTCCCACTCGTCCCGCGCCGGATGATCGGCGGACATGTTCAATGCCGTGAACGCGTAGTAGTCGCTGTCCACCTCGGGGTGGCGGCTGCGGATGAAACCGATGCGCTCGAAAATCGCGGTGATGTCGCTGATCGCGCGGCTCACCGGATGCACACTCCCGCGCGGCATCCTCACGCCAGGCGCGGTCATGTCGAGCCACTCGTCATCGGCGAGCGACGCGAAGCGCTTGCGCTCCAGCACCGCGCGCGCGGCGGCGATGCGCTGCTCGATGGAAACCTTCTCCGTATTGAGGAGCGCACCGTGCTGCTTGCGATCCTCGTCGCCCGTCGCGCCGAGCAGCTTGAAGAGCGCCGTGAACTTTCCCTGTTTCCGGCCAAAAATCTCAAGCTCGAGCACTTCGAGCGTGCCGAGGTTTTTCGCCTGCTCGATGCGGTCGAGATCGAGCGCGGCAATCGTTTCACGCAACGCCTTGTGGAAATCCATACTCACAACCCGACGGTGCTCTTCACCGAATCAACGAACCCACCGCCGAACGTCATGACATCGCGGTAGGTGACGAGGAGGATGAGGCCGATGAGAATCGCGAAACCAACGGCGTGGATCGCGCCCTCCACGTTCCGCGTGAGCGCGCGGCGACGCACGGCCTCGATCGCGAGGAAGAGGAGTCGCCCGCCATCGAGCGCGGGGAACGGGAAGATATTAACGAACGCGAGGTTCGCGGAGAGCACGGCGGTGAACTGGAGGAGGTGCGTGATGCCGAGGCGCGCAACCTGGCCGGTGAGCACCGCGATGCCGACCGGACCCGCGATGTCCACAGGCGCGGCGCGATCCGTGAAGAGACCCGCGACCATCCGTCCGAGCGCACGCGCGATCTCCGCGATAACGACGCCGGTGGTCTTTGCGCCTTCCCACGCGGCGAGGTGGATGGGGTAGGTGACGACACCGGTGCGGACGAGCTGCACGCCGAGGCCCTCGCGATCGGTCCCCGCGAGCGGGCCGGCTGTCATCGCAACCGTGCGATGCACACCGTCGCGCGACAGCGTCACCGCGATCTCCTCGCCGAGGTGCGCTTGGATGATCGCGCTCACCGCATCGGGATCGTCGCTCGTCACCCCATTGATCGCGCGCACGACATCGCCGCCGAGCACCCCCGCTTCCGCTGCGGGACTCTCGGGGATCACCCCCACGACGGTAATCGCGGTATCGCGGACGCGCGCGGAAGCCGAGATGCCATCAATGACCTGCGGCGCGCCGATCGCGTACACGGTGGTGAAGAGCACGAACGCGAGCACAACGTTCATCCCGACGCCGGCGACGAGCACGAGCGCGCGCTTCCATCGCTGCTGCCCAGCGAAGCTTCGACGGTCATCGCAATCGCCACCACTCTCACCCTTGATCCGCACGAACCCGCCGAGCGGGAGCCAGTTGAGCGAGTAAATCGTGGAGTCGCCCTCCGACCACGCCTTCCGCCCGCCCACGATGCGCCATTTCCCCAAGTGCCGCTGGAGCCCGATCGCGCGCGGCGGGAATCCAAATCCAAACTCCTCCACATCCATCCCCGATCGTCGCGCAGCCAAAAAATGCCCGAACTCGTGCACGAACACGAGCAGGCCGAGGACGATGAGGAAAACGATGAGGGAGTACATGCTGGTAGCGTAGCACCTTCTCGTGCTACTATCGAATGAACGGGTGACGATCGATTTCTCACGGCGCGACGTCGCTCGCCAGACCCCGCTCCTGCCTCCCATGCTCCATGGTGGAGTAGAAGATGGATATCCCTGGAGCGGGGTCATGCACAATGTCGGGAGCACGCCCCTCCTCGCGGCTCTCCCGACCTCCGAGGCCCCTCCTGTCACCATCCAGGAGGGGCCTTCTCTTGACCCCTCCCTTCGTCATTTCGACCGACTGAGTCCTCGAGGGAGTGGAGAAATCTCATCCAGCAGCACAGGAAACATCCTGCTACTCAACGAGATTTCTCCACTCGCGGACTCGGTCGAAATGACGGAGGGGGAAGTGAGATTTCTCGACTCGCGGACTCGGTCGAAATGACGAAGGGGGAAGTGAGATTTCTCCACTCGCGGACTCGGTCGAAATGACGGAGGGGGAAGTGAGATTTCTCCACTCGTGGACTCGGTCGAAATGACGGAGGGGGAACAAATTGCTACACGCTCTTTACTCCCCGCGAATGACACTCGCGATTTCCTCGACGCGCGCCTCGCACTCCCGCTGCGTCGCGCACTCTACGACGAGACGCACGAGGGGCTCGGTGTTGGAGGGGCGGACGTTAAACCACCAGGACCCCATGTCGAAGGAGAACCCGTCGAGTGTGCTCACCTCGCGCGCGGCACCGCGGTACCGCTGCGCGAGTGCCGCGAAAACCGCATCGGCATCATCCACGGTGAAGTTGATCTCACCGGAGTGGTGGTAGCGCTGGAGCGGCGCGATGAGCTCGCTCATGCGCTCGCCGCGCTCGCCCATGATGCGGAGGAAGAGGAGCATTGCGTACTCGGTGGCCTCCATGCCGTGAAACTCGCCAAAGTAGAAGTGGTTGGACAGCTCCCCACCGAACACCGCGCCGACCTCGCGTAGGTGCTTCTTGATGAGCGCGTGACCTACACGCGTGGCGATCGGCACGCCGCCGCTCCGGCGCACCTCCTCCGCGACAACGCGGCTCGAACGCAGGTCGTAGAGTATCGTTGCACCCGGATTCCGCTTGAGCGCCTCGCGCGCGAGGAGGACGGTGAGGAGATCGCCACGCACGAGTCGCCCGCGCTCATCAACGACGCCGATGCGATCCGCATCGCCGTCATACGCAAACCCGACATCGGCACCGCTGTCACGCACCGCTGCCATGAGTGCGATGACGTTCTCCGCCTTGATGGGGTTTGGCTCGTGATTTGGGAACGTGCCATCAAGCTCCCAGTACAGTCGCTCGATGTGCCCGGGGATACGGTCTGCGAGGTGCTCCATCGTCAACCCACCCATGCCATTCCCGCAGTCCACCACCATCCGACGTGGCGCGAGCGATGCGGGAGGAATGAGTGCCATGATGCGATCGAGATACGGGACAAGGACGTCGCGCTGCTCCACCCCCCCTCGCCCCCCCTCCCGCGCTTCGGCGGATGAAGACACAAGATGAGGGGGGGGATTCAGAGCGAGACGCTTGACCTCCTCCATACCGGTCGCCGCAGAAATCGGGAGACCGTCGCCGTAGTCCATCTTGAACCCGTTGTACCGCGCGGGGTTGTGCGATGCCGAAACCATGATGCCCGCATCGGCCCCCGCCTCCTGCACGACGGCGTAGTTGAACATCGGCGTGGAGCACAGTCCGATGTCCAGTGCATCCGCACCGCTCCGACACACGCCGCGGAGCACCGCATCGGCGACGTGCGGGCTCGACGTGCGCATATCGCGACCGACGATTACGCGCCGCGCTCCCGTGTGCGCGACGACTGCTGCGGCGATGTGCTCCGCGTCGTCCGTCGTGAAGTCCTCACCGTAGACGCCACGAATGTCGTACGCCTTGAAGATGGATGGGTGCATAGGGTATAGTGAGTGTACCGTATACAGTGGAAAACCTCTACATCTATGTCACCATTTGTCCTCACCCTCGTCATCGCGGTCGGCATCATCGTCCTCTGGGCCATCGTGACGTACAACCGCTTCGTTACGCTCAAAAACCGCGCGCAGGAGGCGTGGTCCGATGTCGAGGTGCAGATGAAGCGCCGCTACGATCTCATCCCAAACCTCGTCCAGACCGTGAAAACCTACGCGACGCACGAGCAGACGACGTTCGCAAAGGTGACCGCTGCACGCACGGCAGCGATGGGCGCCGGCACGCTCGCCGAGCACGCTGCCGCCGAGAACATGCTCACGGGCGCACTCAAGTCGCTCTTCGCGGTGTCGGAGGCGTACCCCGATCTCAAGGCGAATACAAACTTCCTCGAGCTCCAACACGAGCTGCGAGATGCGGAGGACAAGATCATGGCGGCGTGGCGTTTCTCGAACGCGAGCGTGCGCGACCTCAACACGAAGCTCGAACACTTCCCCGCGCTCCTCATCGGAGGCCTCTTCCGGTTCGCGAAACAGGAGTTCTTTGACATCGACGACGCCACGGAGGCGCACATGAAGGAGGTTCCGAAGGTCGCGTTCTAGCCGCGCGGATCGTCGCCTCGCATGTACTCCCACATCACGACCAACAAACGGAAGACGGTACTCCTCATCACGCTGTTCGTCATCGTCATCCTCGCGCTCGGCGCGGTGTACGACCGCACGCTCGGGCAGGGTGCGGGATTCGGTGGGCTGGCGTTCGCAGGTACGATCGCGATCGTCATGGCGCTCGGCTCGTACTACTCGGGCGACCGCGTCGCGCTCTGGTCCGCAGGCGCAAAGGAGGTGACGAAACGCGAGCAGCCGGAACTCTATCGTACGGTGGAGAACCTCGCCATCGCGAGCGGATTACCCACACCACGCGTCCACGTCATCCACGATCCTGCGATCAACGCGTTCGCCACCGGCCGCGATCCGGCGCACGCCTCCATCGCGGTGACGACGGGCGCGCTCGAGCGGCTCGAACGGGTGGAACTTGAGGGCGTTCTCGCCCATGAGCTCGCGCACGTGAAGAACTATGACATCCGCGTCATGACCATCGTCATCGTGCTCGTTGGGACGATCGCGCTCCTGTCGGATCTCCTCCTCCGCGCCCACTGGTTCCGCGGACGGAATGAACGGGATGCCGGCCGCATCGGCATGGTGCTCCTGCTCGTCGGCATCGCGCTCGCCATACTCGCGCCGCTCATTGCCGAGATCATCAAGCTCGCGGTCTCACGCAAGCGCGAGTACCTCGCGGATGCGGATGGCGCGCTCCTCACGCGGTACCCGGAGGGGCTCGCGCGCGCACTCGAAAAAATCGGTGCCGCGAACCAACCGATGCTCCGCGCGAATAGTGCGACCGCGCACCTCTTCCTCGCCAATCCCTTCGGCGCACGCCGCAAACGTTTCGTCCACCTCTTCTCCACGCATCCTCCCATCGCAGACCGCGTGCGCATCCTGCGATCCATGGCAACGTGAATAAACGCAAAATGAAGAACGCAAAATGCAAAAGTGAAGAGAGGAAGCGTCGTTCATCATTTTAACTTTTGCATTTTGCATTTCCTCCTATGCCCCTCCCCGCCACATTCACCGCTCACCTCAAGCACGTCCTCCAGCGTGCAGGGACTTTTGCTGCACTCCAGGAGACCACCGTCATCCGGCCTGCACATCTCCTCCTCGCGCTCACGCTCGAGCGCGGATCGCTCGGCGCGGAAATCCTCGCGAAGACGCGTGTGACGGCGGACGCGATCCGCAACGCGCTCGGCCTCGCCGACTCCACCGCATCGAGCACGCGGCAGGTGGCGAAGCTCTCCGCGAACGCGAAGCGCACGCTCGAGAAGGCAGCGCTTGCCGCGAGCACGCACGCGCACCGGTACATCGGCTCCGAGCACCTCCTCGTCGGGATGCTCGAGACCAATGACCCCGAGGTGACCGCCATGCTCGTCGCGCTCCACGTGGACCCCGCGAGCATCAGCAAGCACCTCCTCAACGTCCTCAAGAGCACCTCGAAGTTCCCGGACTTCACCGCGGCCATCACGGACCCACAGGAGCTCCTCGCGGAGGCGGAGTCGCAGCCCGAGGATGCGAGCACCGTGCAGAAGACGCCCGCGCTCGACTTCTTCGCAAAAGACCTCACGAATGCCGAGGTCATCCTCACGATTGATCCGGTCGTCGGGCGCGACAAGGAAATTGAGCGCGTCATCCAAATCCTCTGCCGACGCACGAAGAACAACCCCATCCTCGTCGGCGACCCGGGTGTGGGAAAAACCGCCATCGTCGAGGGGCTCGCGCGGCGCATCGTCGAGCGCGACGTGCCGGACATCCTCGTGGGGAAACGCATCCTCTCGCTCGACCTCGCGCTCCTCGTCGCTGGCACCATCTACCGCGGCGAGTTCGAGTCGCGGCTCAAGCAGATCCTCGACGAGGTACGCCAGGACACAAACCTCATCCTCTTCATTGACGAGATCCACACGATCATGGGAGCCGGTGCAGCATCGGGCTCGCTGGACGCGGCGAACATCCTGAAACCCGCACTCGCGCGCGGCGAGATCCGCTGCATCGGCGCGACGACGTTCGATGAGTTCAAGAAGCACGTCGAGAACGATGCCGCGCTCGAACGCCGCTTCCAGCAGGTCCACATCGCAGAGCCGTCACCGGAGGAAACGACGAAGATCCTCCACGGCCTCAAACCGTACTACGAGCAGTTCCACCGCGTTGCGATCACGGACAGTGCCATTGACGCGGCGGTGTCGCTCGCGGAACGCTACCTCACGGGCAGGCAATTCCCGGATAAGGCCATTGACCTCATTGACGAGGCCGCGGCGCGCGTGCGCGTCCAGGCGAAGAACGATCCGCTCATCCGCCGTGCGAGCGCGATTGATGCACGCCTTGAACTCATTGATGAGGAGAAGCGCAAGGCGGTCATCGAGGACCGCTTTGAGGACGCCGCGACGATCCAGCGCGAGTACCGCACGCTCGTGAGCGAACTCGCGGGCATCAACGAGCAACTCAAAGTGCGGTCCACCGTGCAGGTGGGCGACATCGTAGACCGCGATGTCGCGGCGGTCGTCGCGCAGACCGTCGGCATTCCGGTCGAAGAGCTCCTCCTCGAGGAGCACGCGCGATTCCTGCGCATCGGCGACGTACTCCGGAGCCGCATCGTGGGACAGGAGGCGGCCGTCACCGCAGTTGCGAAAGCACTCCAGCGTGCAAAGAGCGGCCTCGCTGCACCCAATCGCCCACTCGCCTCGTTCCTCTTCCTTGGCCCCACCGGCGTGGGGAAAACCGAGACCGCGAAAGCGCTCGCGGAGCTCCTCTTCCAGCGCACGGACGCGCTCATCCGCCTCGATATGTCCGAGTTCTCCGAGGGCTTCACCGTTTCCAAACTCATCGGCGCACCAGCGGGCTACGTCGGCTACCGCGAGGGATCAAAACTCACCGATGAGATCCGCAAACGGCCGGCGAGCGTCGTCCTCTTCGATGAGATCGAGAAGGCGCACCCCGATGTCTGGAACCTCCTCCTCCAGGTGCTCGAGGATGGTCGCCTCACCGACGCGACCGGCCGCGTGGCGCGCTTCACGAACTCCATTATCATCCTCACCTCGAACGTCGGGGCTGGCGCATTCACGAAGGCGAGCATCGGATTCCTCGATGGCGTGGACTCGGACGCGGCACTCAACCGGCAGTACCAAGACATTCGCTCCGACGCGCTCGCTGCACTCCGCTCGCGCTTCCGACCAGAGATGCTCAACCGCATTGACGAGACCGTCGTCTACCAGCCGCTCTCGCGCGAGCACCTCGCGACGATTGCGCGGTACGATACGGCGGTGTTCGCGGCGCGGCTCGAGCGCGAGCAAGGCATCCACCTCCACATGGATGAACCCGTCTACACCTGGATCGCCGCGCGCGCGTTCGATCCTGCGCAGGGCGCGCGGGCGGTGCGACGGCTCCTCCATGAACACGTTGAGAACGCCGTTGCGCTTGGCATCCTCGAGGAGCAGTTCACGAAAGGCGACACGGTGTACATCACCGTCACCCCGGAGGCGAGCGCGCTCACCGTCGGCAAGCGAACGACTGCTCGCGCGCGTACCGTGAAGCGTCGCGCGAACGTGGCGGCGTAGCACCACTGCACGCGTATGGTGGACTCCGCGGCAGCAAAGGAACCAACGGCGGCAGCCGGAGAAGCGCAAGGAGCCGCGCAAGCTGTTCCCGGGATGCTCTCCGCGCAGCTCCTGAGCTGGTCGTGGAAGTATCTCGTCCCCTCGTTCGGACTCACGCTCCTCTACATCAACCTCCACTTCGTCGGTCGCTACATCGCGCAGAGCCGTATGTTCTCGGACTTCGGGCAAGCGTTCCGCATCGGCAAAACAAAGCCGCGCGCTGCGGGCGGAACGGCGATGGCATACGCGGAGATCATCGCGCTCTTCTTCTTCGATGGCATCGTCGCTGCCGCGCTCCTCCTCGTAGCCGTCCTCCTCAAGTTCATGGTTGAAGCGCTCAACAATACGATAACGATCATCTTCGTTGGCCTCCAGACACTCATGGACGCGCTCTTCTAGGAAACCCCATCCCTATGGATCGCAGGAGAATCTTCATCGCCGCGGTATTCCTCGTCGTCGTCCTCGTACTCGGCTACGCGATTTTCGTCGTGTTCTTCCGCGCTGCGCCGACCACGCCACCCGCACCGCCGCCGCCCACCACGCCCATCCCCACGGCACCGCTCCCCACCGCGCCATCTGGCGCGCCGGTGCCTGTGGTGACCCCCGTCACCCCGGGCGTGGCACCGGAGGAAACGCCCACCGCAGCGGAGGTCATCCCCACGATCGCGCAGGGTGGCCGCACCGCCACGCCGGCACTCACGATCACACCCGCTGCGTTCACGCGCATCGCGCCGAGCGGACACCTCCAGTACTACGACCCCACATCGGGTTCCTTCTTCCGCGTGAACGCGGATGGTACCGTCTTCGCGCTCGCCGATCGAACGTTCCCCAATGCGCAGTCCATCGTCTGGGCACCCAACGACGACCGCGCGATCATCGAGTTCCCCGATGGTGCGAACGTCCTCTTCGATTTTGCGAGCGGCAAACAGGTCTCATTGCCGCCGCATTGGGAAAAATTCTCATTCTCCGCACGCGGCGACCGCATCGCCGGACTCGCCATCGGCTTGGACAAGGAGAATCGCTTCCTCTTTGAGGCAGACCCCAACGGCGGCAACTTCCGCGCCGTCGAACCGCTCGGCGAGAACGCCGCGAAGGTGACGGTGTCGTACTCACCGAACGAGCAGATCATCGCGTTCTCGGCGACCGGTAGAGGGATCGGCGACTTCCGACAATTCATCCTCCCCATCGGCAGGAACGGTGAGAACTTCTCCGGCCTCACCGTCGAGGGACTCGACTTCCGCCCCACATGGTCGCCAGACGGCCAAACCCTCCTCTACAGCGCGGTGCACGATACGAACGATTACAAACCGGAACTCTGGCTCGTGAGCGGGTCCGGCGACACCATCGGCGCAAACCGCCGCCGACTCCACATAGACACCTGGGCGAACAAGTGCACCTTCGCGGGGAACACGACGCTCTACTGCGCGGTCCCCGATGCGCTCGAGCGCGGCTACGGCCTCCAGCCGGAACTCGCCGATTCCGTCCCCGACACCATCGAGCGCATAGATCTCACCACCGGCGCGCGGAGCATCGTGGGACGACCGGAGCAGCCCACGAGCATCACCGAGCTCCACGTCTCGTCCGATGGATCCACGCTCGCCTTCGTCGCAGTGCAGGACGGAA
This region includes:
- a CDS encoding ATP-dependent Clp protease ATP-binding subunit, translating into MPLPATFTAHLKHVLQRAGTFAALQETTVIRPAHLLLALTLERGSLGAEILAKTRVTADAIRNALGLADSTASSTRQVAKLSANAKRTLEKAALAASTHAHRYIGSEHLLVGMLETNDPEVTAMLVALHVDPASISKHLLNVLKSTSKFPDFTAAITDPQELLAEAESQPEDASTVQKTPALDFFAKDLTNAEVILTIDPVVGRDKEIERVIQILCRRTKNNPILVGDPGVGKTAIVEGLARRIVERDVPDILVGKRILSLDLALLVAGTIYRGEFESRLKQILDEVRQDTNLILFIDEIHTIMGAGAASGSLDAANILKPALARGEIRCIGATTFDEFKKHVENDAALERRFQQVHIAEPSPEETTKILHGLKPYYEQFHRVAITDSAIDAAVSLAERYLTGRQFPDKAIDLIDEAAARVRVQAKNDPLIRRASAIDARLELIDEEKRKAVIEDRFEDAATIQREYRTLVSELAGINEQLKVRSTVQVGDIVDRDVAAVVAQTVGIPVEELLLEEHARFLRIGDVLRSRIVGQEAAVTAVAKALQRAKSGLAAPNRPLASFLFLGPTGVGKTETAKALAELLFQRTDALIRLDMSEFSEGFTVSKLIGAPAGYVGYREGSKLTDEIRKRPASVVLFDEIEKAHPDVWNLLLQVLEDGRLTDATGRVARFTNSIIILTSNVGAGAFTKASIGFLDGVDSDAALNRQYQDIRSDALAALRSRFRPEMLNRIDETVVYQPLSREHLATIARYDTAVFAARLEREQGIHLHMDEPVYTWIAARAFDPAQGARAVRRLLHEHVENAVALGILEEQFTKGDTVYITVTPEASALTVGKRTTARARTVKRRANVAA